A single genomic interval of Arthrobacter globiformis harbors:
- the mmsB gene encoding multiple monosaccharide ABC transporter permease, with protein sequence MSALRESLGFLASRLRQVGIFVALILIVLLFQVLTDGILLQPQNVSNLVVQNSYILILAIGMVMVIIAGHIDLSVGSIAGFIGAVAGVMIVHWGWPWWAAIPACLLVGALVGAWQGYWIAYVGIPAFIVTLAGMLIFRGLTLITLKNQQITPFPDELRALGGGFLPDISGGTSVLEWLTVILGVGGTAALLFQSIKERRVRRRFNLENEPMAWFATKTAFIALLMLVITFLLASYRGTPIVLIVLAGLVIAYSALMNNSIFGRHTYAIGGNLHAAELSGIKTKAVTFRLFVNMGVLAALAGLIFTARLNSAQPAGGTGFELDSIAAAFIGGAAVTGGIGTVAGAMIGGLIMGVLNNGMSILGLGTDYQQLIKGLVLLIAVGFDIFNKNRAGGGSSIAKRFRLKTTPPATEQTKAPAPTNAPAEAATPVAAGSRDPGNA encoded by the coding sequence ATGTCCGCCCTACGAGAATCCCTCGGCTTCCTGGCAAGCCGCCTCCGCCAGGTCGGCATCTTCGTCGCCCTGATCCTGATCGTCCTGCTGTTCCAGGTCCTCACCGACGGGATCCTGCTCCAGCCGCAGAACGTCAGCAACCTCGTTGTCCAGAACAGCTACATCCTCATCCTGGCCATCGGCATGGTCATGGTCATCATTGCCGGCCACATCGACCTCTCCGTCGGCTCGATCGCCGGGTTCATCGGTGCCGTCGCCGGCGTCATGATCGTCCACTGGGGCTGGCCCTGGTGGGCGGCCATCCCAGCGTGCCTCCTCGTCGGCGCCCTCGTAGGCGCCTGGCAGGGGTACTGGATCGCGTACGTCGGCATCCCCGCCTTCATCGTCACCCTCGCCGGCATGCTCATCTTCCGCGGCCTTACCCTGATCACCCTCAAGAACCAGCAGATCACCCCGTTCCCGGACGAGCTCCGTGCCCTGGGCGGCGGATTCCTGCCGGACATCTCGGGCGGCACCTCAGTGCTCGAATGGCTCACCGTGATCCTCGGCGTCGGCGGTACCGCAGCCCTGCTGTTCCAGTCCATCAAGGAACGGCGCGTCCGCCGCAGGTTCAACCTGGAAAACGAACCGATGGCATGGTTCGCCACCAAGACGGCATTCATTGCCCTGCTGATGCTCGTCATCACGTTCCTCCTCGCCAGCTACCGCGGCACCCCGATCGTACTGATCGTCCTCGCGGGCCTGGTCATCGCCTACTCCGCGCTGATGAACAACAGCATCTTCGGCCGGCACACCTACGCCATCGGCGGGAACCTGCACGCCGCCGAGCTCTCCGGCATCAAGACGAAGGCTGTGACCTTCCGGCTCTTCGTGAACATGGGCGTCCTCGCCGCCCTGGCCGGCCTGATCTTCACGGCCCGCCTGAACTCGGCCCAGCCCGCTGGCGGTACAGGCTTCGAGCTCGACTCCATCGCCGCCGCCTTCATCGGCGGAGCAGCAGTCACGGGAGGCATCGGAACCGTGGCCGGAGCCATGATCGGCGGCCTCATCATGGGCGTCCTCAACAACGGCATGTCGATCCTCGGCCTCGGCACCGACTACCAGCAGCTGATCAAGGGCCTGGTGCTCCTGATTGCCGTCGGCTTCGACATCTTCAACAAGAACCGCGCCGGCGGCGGATCCTCCATCGCCAAGCGCTTCAGGCTCAAAACCACGCCGCCCGCCACAGAACAAACGAAGGCACCGGCACCAACAAACGCACCGGCCGAGGCCGCCACGCCCGTGGCAGCGGGCAGCCGCGATCCGGGCAACGCCTGA
- the mmsA gene encoding multiple monosaccharide ABC transporter ATP-binding protein, giving the protein MNVPILQMRGITKTFPGVKALQDVTLDVNRGEVHAICGENGAGKSTLMKVLSGVYAHNTFEGDILFENEPCDFASISDSEKRGIVIIHQELALSPYLSIAENIFLGNELASRGWVDWRKTNLEATKLLARVGLSENPVTPIQHISVGKQQLVEIAKALSKEVKLLILDEPTAALNDEDSDHLLDLILHLKGQGVTSIIISHKLNEIRKVADAVTIIRDGKSIETLRVDQGQITQERIIRGMVGRDLDSLYPEREPQIGEEVLRIEDWTVQHPQDHTRTVVHNASLNVRKGEVVGLAGLMGAGRTELAMSVFGRTYGRAVSGKVFKHGKEINTSTVPDAIRHGIAYATEDRKHYGLNLIEDIKRNISMAALPKLAKRGWVDANKETTVANSYRKSMNIKAPSVAAITGKLSGGNQQKVVLSKWMFSDPDVLILDEPTRGIDVGAKYEIYTIIAELAAQGKAVIVISSELPELLGICDRIYTLSAGHVTGEVPIAEASQETLMHYMTKEKE; this is encoded by the coding sequence ATGAATGTACCCATTCTTCAGATGCGCGGGATCACGAAGACCTTCCCCGGCGTCAAGGCTCTCCAGGATGTCACCCTGGATGTGAACCGCGGCGAGGTCCATGCGATCTGCGGCGAAAACGGGGCCGGCAAGTCCACCCTGATGAAGGTGCTCTCGGGCGTATACGCCCACAACACCTTCGAGGGGGACATCCTCTTCGAGAACGAACCGTGCGACTTCGCGTCCATCAGCGACAGCGAGAAGCGCGGCATCGTGATCATCCACCAGGAGCTGGCCCTGAGCCCGTACCTGTCCATCGCGGAGAACATCTTCCTCGGCAACGAACTGGCCTCCCGCGGCTGGGTCGACTGGCGCAAGACCAACCTGGAAGCAACCAAGCTGCTGGCCCGGGTCGGCCTGAGCGAAAACCCGGTCACCCCCATCCAGCACATCAGCGTGGGCAAGCAGCAGCTTGTCGAAATCGCCAAGGCACTGTCCAAGGAAGTGAAGCTGCTGATCCTGGACGAGCCCACCGCGGCCCTGAACGATGAGGACTCCGACCACCTGCTGGACCTGATCCTGCATTTGAAGGGCCAGGGCGTCACCAGCATCATCATCAGCCACAAACTCAACGAAATCCGCAAGGTCGCGGACGCCGTCACCATCATCCGGGACGGCAAATCCATCGAGACCCTGCGCGTGGACCAGGGCCAGATCACCCAGGAACGCATCATCCGCGGCATGGTGGGCCGCGACCTGGACAGCCTCTACCCGGAGCGTGAACCGCAGATCGGCGAGGAAGTCCTGCGCATCGAAGACTGGACGGTCCAGCACCCGCAGGACCACACCCGCACCGTGGTCCACAACGCCAGCCTGAACGTCCGCAAGGGTGAAGTGGTGGGACTCGCCGGCCTCATGGGGGCCGGCCGCACCGAACTGGCCATGAGCGTCTTCGGCCGGACGTACGGACGTGCCGTCTCCGGAAAGGTGTTCAAGCACGGCAAGGAAATCAACACCTCCACTGTCCCCGACGCCATCCGCCACGGCATCGCCTACGCCACCGAGGACCGCAAGCACTACGGCCTGAACCTGATCGAGGACATCAAGCGCAACATCTCCATGGCTGCCCTGCCCAAGCTCGCCAAACGCGGCTGGGTGGACGCGAACAAGGAAACCACGGTGGCTAACAGCTACCGGAAGAGCATGAACATCAAGGCACCGTCGGTTGCGGCCATCACCGGCAAGCTCTCCGGCGGCAACCAGCAAAAAGTGGTCCTCAGCAAATGGATGTTTTCCGACCCCGACGTGCTGATCCTGGACGAGCCCACCCGCGGCATCGACGTCGGAGCCAAGTACGAGATCTACACGATCATCGCCGAGCTCGCCGCCCAGGGCAAAGCCGTCATTGTGATCTCCTCCGAACTCCCGGAGCTCCTTGGCATCTGCGACCGGATCTACACCCTGTCTGCCGGCCACGTCACGGGTGAAGTCCCCATCGCCGAGGCGTCCCAGGAAACCCTTATGCACTACATGACAAAAGAGAAGGAATAA
- a CDS encoding DMT family transporter — translation MNGPLLGAIFVVGASVLWGTTGTAATFAPSVSPLAIGAVAMGVGGLLQALCAVQPIASHWVSLRGRWLLVIMGAAAVAVYPLAFYSSMRLAGVALGTVVSIGSAPLASAVIERLAERKVLTRRWMLGALLGVAGAGLLSFAGGSAERPGALAGSWAVPAGTVLGLVAGVTYALYSWAAHRLISGGVPSRAAMGAVFGLGGLLLMPVLAMTGRPLLESWTNFTVGAYMALVPMFAGYVLFGWGLARVRPSTATGLSLMETVVAAVLAVVVVGERLPAAGWLGVVMVLASLFVLTPREPVRPGQGIR, via the coding sequence ATGAACGGGCCCCTTCTAGGCGCCATTTTTGTTGTGGGTGCGTCGGTGCTTTGGGGTACGACGGGCACGGCTGCCACGTTCGCGCCGTCGGTGAGTCCGCTTGCCATCGGTGCGGTGGCAATGGGTGTGGGCGGGTTGCTCCAGGCGCTGTGCGCGGTGCAGCCGATAGCGAGCCACTGGGTCAGCCTCCGCGGCCGGTGGCTGCTCGTCATAATGGGGGCGGCCGCCGTCGCGGTCTACCCTCTTGCCTTTTACAGTTCCATGCGCCTTGCTGGCGTGGCGCTCGGAACGGTGGTCTCGATCGGCTCGGCCCCGCTGGCGTCGGCGGTAATCGAACGGTTGGCGGAGCGGAAGGTGCTGACCCGTCGCTGGATGCTCGGCGCGTTGCTCGGAGTGGCAGGCGCCGGACTCCTGAGTTTCGCCGGTGGCAGTGCGGAACGGCCGGGCGCCCTTGCCGGATCCTGGGCCGTGCCGGCGGGTACCGTTTTGGGGCTGGTGGCGGGCGTCACCTACGCGCTGTACTCGTGGGCGGCTCACCGCCTGATCAGCGGGGGAGTGCCGTCCCGGGCCGCCATGGGTGCGGTGTTCGGGCTGGGCGGATTGCTGCTGATGCCCGTGCTCGCCATGACCGGCCGGCCGCTCCTTGAGTCCTGGACCAATTTCACGGTGGGGGCCTACATGGCACTTGTCCCGATGTTCGCAGGGTATGTCCTGTTTGGGTGGGGCTTGGCTCGAGTCCGCCCGAGCACCGCAACGGGCCTTTCCCTCATGGAAACCGTCGTCGCCGCCGTGCTGGCTGTTGTGGTGGTCGGTGAACGGCTGCCCGCAGCGGGATGGCTCGGCGTCGTTATGGTGCTGGCGAGTTTGTTCGTCCTGACTCCGCGCGAGCCTGTCCGGCCCGGGCAGGGCATCCGGTGA
- a CDS encoding TetR/AcrR family transcriptional regulator codes for MASSEGQPAKKRPARSLLLEAAASLFYSEGVVATGIDAITAAAGVAKKSLYNNFASKAELVAAYLAARHEEWLGLYRARVTAAATPRERVLAVFDAYIDHANFAYERGFRGCGLLNAAAELPAGAPGRLAVRQHKEEVEGLLLKHVAELLPQQDEAAAGVARHLAFLLEGSMARAGLEGEDGCLQEARMIAAQMLEGL; via the coding sequence GTGGCTTCATCCGAAGGCCAGCCTGCAAAGAAGCGGCCAGCGCGTTCATTGCTGCTCGAGGCTGCGGCCAGCCTCTTCTACTCCGAGGGCGTGGTGGCCACGGGCATCGACGCCATCACGGCGGCGGCCGGCGTGGCTAAGAAAAGTCTCTACAACAACTTCGCTTCCAAGGCGGAGCTGGTGGCGGCCTACCTCGCCGCCCGCCACGAGGAATGGCTCGGCCTGTACCGGGCCCGGGTTACGGCGGCGGCCACTCCGCGGGAACGTGTCCTGGCAGTGTTCGACGCCTACATTGACCATGCGAACTTTGCCTATGAACGCGGATTCAGGGGGTGCGGCCTGCTGAATGCGGCCGCGGAACTGCCTGCGGGCGCTCCCGGAAGACTGGCCGTGCGGCAGCACAAGGAAGAGGTCGAGGGCCTACTGCTCAAGCACGTCGCCGAACTGCTGCCGCAGCAGGACGAGGCGGCCGCCGGGGTGGCCCGGCATCTGGCGTTCCTGCTCGAGGGCTCCATGGCCAGGGCCGGCCTTGAAGGCGAAGACGGTTGCCTGCAGGAAGCCCGGATGATCGCTGCTCAAATGCTGGAGGGGCTGTGA
- a CDS encoding AAA family ATPase, whose translation MAASRNPLDDLRETIGHLADQLKLPGSERVDDLVGDLIGARPGPARPLSEVQAELDALVGLETVKEQVRALVALLQVQARRKTHGLPEVATSQHLVFLGNPGTGKTTVARLLAEMYRAVGLLQKGHLVEVDRSGLVGQYVGATAIKTDRVIRRALDGVLFIDEAYALAPEDGRTDFGPEAIEVLLKRMEDHRHRLVVIVAGYPRLMESFLLSNPGLRSRFAREITFPDYSVDALQAIFHQMLAQHEYTLEPGADQMLRRIFTGLHAGEDSGNARFARTLFEQALNRQALRLSLDEEQSLDALDREAVMTLTSDDIVEAALALGEEPEPEPEPTPEPERSRWWRWLV comes from the coding sequence ATGGCTGCCAGCCGCAATCCGCTCGACGACCTCCGCGAAACCATCGGCCATCTGGCCGATCAGCTCAAGCTGCCCGGTTCGGAGCGCGTCGACGACCTGGTCGGCGATCTCATCGGTGCGAGGCCCGGGCCGGCCCGGCCGCTGTCCGAGGTGCAGGCCGAGCTTGACGCGCTGGTCGGACTGGAGACCGTGAAGGAACAGGTGCGGGCCCTCGTCGCACTGCTCCAGGTCCAGGCCCGCCGTAAGACGCACGGCCTGCCGGAGGTGGCCACATCACAGCATCTGGTGTTCCTCGGAAACCCGGGCACGGGCAAGACCACCGTGGCGCGGCTCCTGGCCGAGATGTACCGCGCGGTCGGTCTGCTGCAGAAAGGCCACCTGGTGGAGGTCGACCGTTCGGGCCTGGTGGGGCAGTACGTCGGCGCGACCGCCATCAAGACGGACCGGGTGATCCGGCGTGCGCTGGACGGCGTCCTGTTCATCGACGAGGCCTACGCGCTGGCCCCGGAGGACGGCCGGACGGACTTCGGCCCCGAGGCGATCGAGGTCCTGCTCAAGCGGATGGAGGACCACCGCCACCGCCTGGTCGTGATCGTGGCCGGGTACCCGCGGCTGATGGAGTCCTTCCTGCTCTCGAACCCCGGACTGCGCTCCCGGTTCGCCCGCGAGATCACGTTCCCCGACTACTCCGTCGACGCACTCCAGGCGATCTTCCATCAGATGCTGGCCCAGCACGAGTACACGCTGGAGCCGGGTGCGGACCAGATGCTGCGCCGCATCTTCACAGGGCTCCACGCGGGTGAGGACTCCGGCAATGCACGGTTCGCCCGCACGCTGTTCGAGCAGGCGCTCAACCGCCAGGCGCTGCGGCTGTCGCTCGACGAGGAACAAAGTCTCGACGCGCTCGATCGTGAGGCCGTCATGACGCTCACCTCGGACGACATCGTCGAGGCCGCGCTGGCCTTGGGCGAGGAGCCGGAGCCGGAGCCGGAACCGACGCCGGAACCGGAGCGGTCACGCTGGTGGCGCTGGCTGGTCTGA
- the chvE gene encoding multiple monosaccharide ABC transporter substrate-binding protein translates to MRIKKLLGAVAVVLAVTVGATGCGSRPGTTTGTSSADAAGALVGISMPTQTSERWIADGKNVSDSLAKLGYKTDLQYANDDIPTQVSQIENMLTKGAKSLIVAAIDGTTLTDVLAKAKEQNVKVIAYDRLINGTPNVDYYTTFDNYEVGVQQATSLLTGLGLVDASGKKVEGKGPFNVELFAGSPDDNNANFFWTGAMDTLKPYLDAGTLKVPSGQTKFEQAAILRWQAATAQKRMEDILTAAYGSGKKLDGVLSPYDGLSIGIISALTSTGGYSKGSLPVVTGQDAEKGSVKSIVAGEQYSTIFKDTRKLGEQAVKMVDAVLKGQQPETNDTETYNNKVKVVPAFLLKSVIVTKDNYKQELIDSGYYTDADIK, encoded by the coding sequence GTGAGAATTAAGAAACTGCTGGGCGCCGTTGCCGTCGTCCTGGCCGTGACGGTGGGGGCGACCGGCTGCGGCAGCCGTCCCGGCACCACTACCGGAACCAGCAGCGCCGACGCTGCCGGAGCCCTGGTAGGAATCTCCATGCCGACGCAGACGTCGGAGCGCTGGATCGCGGACGGCAAGAATGTCTCGGATTCCCTGGCCAAGCTCGGCTACAAGACGGACCTCCAGTACGCCAACGACGACATTCCCACCCAGGTCTCGCAGATTGAAAACATGCTGACCAAGGGCGCGAAGTCTCTGATTGTCGCCGCCATCGACGGCACCACCCTGACGGATGTCCTGGCGAAGGCCAAGGAGCAGAACGTCAAGGTCATCGCCTATGACCGGCTGATCAACGGAACCCCGAACGTCGACTACTACACCACCTTCGACAACTACGAGGTAGGCGTCCAGCAGGCAACCTCCCTGCTGACCGGCCTGGGCCTGGTGGATGCATCCGGCAAGAAGGTCGAGGGCAAGGGCCCGTTCAACGTGGAGCTGTTCGCGGGCAGCCCGGACGACAACAACGCCAACTTCTTCTGGACCGGCGCCATGGACACCCTGAAGCCTTACCTGGATGCCGGCACCCTCAAGGTCCCCAGCGGCCAGACCAAGTTTGAACAGGCCGCCATCCTGCGCTGGCAGGCGGCAACCGCCCAGAAGCGGATGGAAGACATCCTCACCGCCGCTTACGGTTCAGGCAAGAAGCTCGACGGCGTGTTGTCGCCCTATGACGGCCTCTCCATCGGCATCATCTCGGCACTGACCAGCACCGGCGGCTACTCCAAGGGCAGCCTCCCGGTGGTGACCGGCCAGGACGCGGAAAAGGGCTCGGTGAAGTCCATCGTCGCCGGCGAGCAGTACTCCACGATCTTCAAGGACACCCGCAAGCTCGGCGAGCAGGCCGTGAAGATGGTGGACGCCGTCCTGAAGGGCCAGCAGCCCGAGACCAATGACACCGAGACCTACAACAACAAGGTCAAGGTTGTCCCGGCCTTCCTGCTGAAGTCCGTGATCGTCACCAAGGACAACTACAAGCAGGAACTCATCGACTCCGGTTACTACACGGACGCCGACATCAAGTAG